From the genome of Haloterrigena sp. KLK7, one region includes:
- a CDS encoding PQQ-binding-like beta-propeller repeat protein, with protein sequence MAETADVERGDDRDGDREVRSVPLGEIETARSRHMWTRSAVHVAEAGALVVTGEWDGTVTARETDSDSLEARWTVDHPDHAIGIASLSSDGAEDDSEESIVVAGRGETGTIAAYDAATGERRWRYDTVDDLGEAVNDTVFYLPYVVDLEVDSDDGTLYAAARRYERDGDVRQWHSTVYAFAPDGAVRWRYETDGSPIALDLDADGERLAVGYNRCMGDHDVGLVVLETETGDLAWTWDPGTEGDRRVGDVSFDGDSIAVSSHGDKRGYLLGPRGAERWRVDLAVETEIDGETLYAYPNHAYANDGRVTFVTGNTYAVESRETEGRHPNEHRIATFEADGELAWDDQVRGFVHALAADGETIAAPCAQNFRVRDPETHAVRRFDLESGPLGVERLSGIATAAAVADGTLAAIEEPVEYHDEGETRGEYALHVASIE encoded by the coding sequence ATGGCCGAAACTGCAGACGTCGAACGCGGCGACGACCGGGACGGCGACCGCGAGGTCCGATCGGTCCCGCTCGGCGAAATCGAGACGGCCCGAAGCCGTCACATGTGGACCCGTTCCGCGGTGCACGTCGCCGAAGCCGGAGCTCTCGTCGTCACCGGCGAGTGGGACGGGACCGTCACCGCCCGCGAGACCGATTCGGACTCGCTCGAGGCCCGCTGGACGGTCGACCATCCGGACCACGCGATCGGAATCGCGTCGCTCTCGAGCGATGGAGCCGAGGACGACAGCGAGGAGTCGATCGTCGTCGCCGGCCGCGGCGAGACGGGCACCATCGCGGCCTACGACGCCGCGACCGGCGAGCGGCGCTGGCGGTACGATACCGTCGACGACCTCGGTGAGGCCGTCAACGACACCGTCTTCTACCTCCCGTACGTGGTCGACCTCGAGGTCGACAGCGACGACGGAACCCTCTACGCGGCCGCGCGACGGTACGAGCGCGACGGCGACGTTCGGCAGTGGCACAGCACCGTCTACGCGTTCGCTCCCGACGGGGCGGTGCGCTGGCGCTACGAGACCGACGGCTCGCCGATCGCGCTCGATCTCGACGCCGACGGCGAGCGACTGGCGGTCGGCTACAACCGCTGTATGGGCGACCACGACGTCGGACTCGTCGTGCTCGAGACTGAGACGGGCGACCTCGCGTGGACCTGGGACCCCGGCACCGAGGGCGACCGCCGCGTCGGCGACGTCTCGTTCGACGGCGATTCGATCGCGGTCTCGAGCCACGGCGACAAGCGCGGCTACCTGCTCGGTCCCCGCGGCGCCGAACGCTGGCGCGTCGATCTGGCGGTCGAAACCGAGATCGACGGCGAGACGCTGTACGCCTATCCGAACCACGCGTACGCGAACGACGGCCGCGTGACGTTCGTGACCGGCAACACCTACGCCGTCGAGAGCCGCGAGACCGAGGGACGGCATCCGAACGAGCACCGAATCGCGACGTTCGAGGCCGACGGCGAGTTGGCGTGGGACGACCAGGTCCGGGGCTTCGTCCACGCCCTCGCCGCCGACGGCGAGACGATCGCCGCGCCCTGCGCGCAGAACTTCCGCGTTCGCGACCCCGAGACGCACGCCGTACGACGATTCGACCTCGAGTCGGGACCGCTGGGTGTCGAACGCCTCTCGGGCATCGCGACCGCCGCCGCCGTCGCCGACGGGACGCTGGCGGCGATCGAAGAGCCCGTCGAGTACCACGACGAGGGCGAGACCCGCGGCGAGTACGCCCTGCACGTGGCTTCGATCGAGTAG
- a CDS encoding DNA primase: MEVAEHSSHRHDGEHAERADRRIMTDGGQAEMAEESDDEDSSGDADEASADDTEGADAEEEEAEDEEAEEEEEAEDEEAEEEEAEDEEAEEEEAEDEEVEEEEAEDEEAEDEEAEEEEAEEEEAEDEEAEEEEEAEEEEAEDEEAEEEEAEDEEAEEEEAEDEEAEEEEAEDEEAEEEEAEDEEAEEEEAEDEEAEEEEAEDEEAEEEEAEDEEAEEEEAEDEEAEEEEAEDEEAEEEEQDVGDDTGDLTEDKREEGHAEDAEKVYEGDDASGVLHLDLDGLFLDLLGLEVNLNPLQLDVSARPGGNNLLGNLLSAVTGLLDGPGAMIDKAKELLSKPVELLKKVPGKAKELLSKPIELLKKIPGKAKELLSKPIELLKKIPGKAKEVLSGLLSKPKELFNKLLGMLGLGGEEEAEGEEAEGEEEAEAEEGEEAEEAESGGRISSAISWVKGILGKPVEWIRGLFGGGDEEEAPDEEEAAEAEEEEAPDEAEEGEEGEETPDEAEEGEEEGEETPDEAEEGEEEGEETPDEAEEDEEATESPGPISAASDRAKEGLAGLVPSLPVEEFVSTVVSEVLEQLIEQLEPDEEQEGGGDQSDATAEAA; encoded by the coding sequence ATGGAGGTCGCAGAGCACTCGAGCCATCGTCACGACGGTGAGCACGCGGAGCGAGCGGACCGCAGGATTATGACCGATGGCGGCCAGGCAGAGATGGCTGAGGAGAGTGACGACGAGGACTCGAGTGGTGATGCCGACGAAGCGTCGGCAGACGACACGGAAGGTGCTGACGCTGAGGAAGAGGAAGCAGAGGACGAAGAGGCTGAGGAAGAGGAGGAAGCAGAGGACGAAGAAGCTGAGGAAGAGGAAGCCGAGGACGAGGAAGCTGAGGAAGAGGAAGCCGAGGACGAGGAAGTGGAAGAGGAGGAAGCAGAGGACGAAGAAGCTGAGGACGAAGAGGCTGAGGAAGAGGAAGCGGAAGAGGAGGAAGCAGAGGACGAAGAGGCTGAGGAAGAGGAGGAAGCTGAGGAAGAGGAAGCAGAGGACGAAGAAGCTGAGGAAGAGGAAGCAGAGGACGAAGAAGCTGAGGAAGAGGAAGCCGAGGACGAAGAAGCTGAGGAAGAGGAAGCAGAGGACGAAGAAGCTGAGGAAGAGGAAGCAGAGGACGAAGAAGCTGAGGAAGAGGAAGCCGAGGACGAAGAAGCTGAGGAAGAGGAAGCAGAGGACGAAGAAGCTGAGGAAGAGGAAGCAGAGGACGAAGAAGCTGAGGAAGAGGAAGCAGAGGACGAAGAAGCTGAGGAAGAGGAAGCCGAGGACGAAGAAGCTGAGGAAGAGGAACAGGACGTTGGAGACGATACCGGTGACCTCACCGAGGACAAGCGTGAGGAAGGACACGCCGAGGACGCCGAAAAGGTCTACGAGGGCGACGACGCTTCCGGCGTCCTCCACCTCGACCTCGACGGTCTCTTCCTCGATCTGCTCGGCCTCGAGGTCAACCTGAACCCGCTCCAGCTCGACGTGTCGGCCCGTCCGGGCGGAAACAACCTGCTCGGGAACCTGCTGTCAGCGGTGACCGGACTGCTGGACGGCCCCGGTGCGATGATCGACAAGGCGAAAGAACTCCTGAGCAAGCCGGTCGAGCTTCTCAAGAAAGTCCCCGGCAAGGCGAAAGAGCTCCTGAGCAAGCCGATCGAGCTTCTCAAGAAGATCCCCGGCAAGGCGAAAGAGCTCCTGAGCAAGCCGATCGAGCTTCTCAAGAAGATCCCCGGCAAGGCGAAAGAGGTACTCAGCGGATTGTTGAGCAAGCCGAAGGAACTGTTCAACAAGCTGCTGGGGATGCTGGGACTCGGCGGCGAGGAAGAAGCCGAAGGCGAGGAGGCCGAAGGCGAGGAGGAGGCCGAAGCCGAAGAGGGAGAAGAAGCGGAAGAAGCGGAGTCCGGTGGCCGGATCTCCTCGGCCATCAGCTGGGTGAAAGGCATTCTCGGCAAGCCGGTCGAGTGGATCCGCGGGCTCTTCGGCGGCGGAGACGAGGAAGAAGCGCCGGACGAGGAAGAAGCGGCCGAAGCCGAAGAAGAGGAAGCGCCGGACGAAGCGGAGGAGGGAGAAGAAGGCGAAGAGACACCGGACGAAGCGGAGGAGGGAGAAGAAGAAGGCGAAGAGACGCCGGACGAAGCGGAGGAGGGAGAAGAAGAAGGCGAAGAGACGCCGGACGAAGCGGAGGAGGACGAGGAAGCGACCGAATCGCCGGGGCCGATCTCCGCCGCCAGCGACCGGGCAAAGGAGGGGCTCGCCGGGCTCGTCCCGAGCTTGCCGGTCGAGGAGTTCGTCTCGACGGTCGTCAGCGAGGTGCTCGAGCAGTTAATTGAGCAACTCGAACCCGACGAGGAGCAAGAAGGGGGCGGTGACCAATCCGACGCCACAGCGGAGGCAGCCTAA
- a CDS encoding universal stress protein, protein MTLLVPFDGSKLARKALEKAATFGDMLDEEVVVLTVIPDDADYARDRGWITEGEPFDPEAIESGIERRASDVAPEATFRTERVSSDEPTATSTNNVVRAIRRVAGEIGASVVFIGSENAGSVIAPQSSVGSPVANDQRYDVYVVREPGEDVDPEDITDIDSTIE, encoded by the coding sequence ATGACGCTACTCGTGCCCTTCGATGGCTCGAAACTGGCGAGAAAAGCGCTCGAGAAGGCCGCGACGTTCGGGGACATGCTGGACGAGGAGGTCGTCGTACTGACGGTGATTCCCGACGACGCCGACTACGCTCGAGACCGCGGCTGGATCACCGAGGGGGAGCCGTTCGATCCGGAAGCCATCGAATCGGGCATCGAGAGGCGAGCGTCGGACGTCGCCCCGGAAGCGACGTTCCGAACCGAACGCGTCAGCTCCGACGAGCCCACCGCGACGTCGACGAACAACGTCGTCCGCGCGATCCGACGGGTCGCCGGCGAGATCGGTGCCTCGGTGGTCTTCATCGGCTCCGAGAACGCCGGCTCGGTGATCGCTCCCCAGTCCAGCGTCGGCAGCCCGGTCGCCAACGACCAGCGCTACGACGTCTACGTCGTCCGCGAGCCCGGCGAGGACGTCGATCCCGAGGACATCACGGACATCGATTCGACCATCGAGTGA
- a CDS encoding cation:proton antiporter, giving the protein MTVFLIAPLALDRYRLPGIVGVIVVGAAIGPNGFGVLERGETIVLLGEVGIVYLMFVAGLEINLTQFIAYKDRSVVFGVLSFAVPQAIGIVVGHYGLGLSVGAAALFAAIFASHTLLAYPIVSRLGIAKTESVTATIGGTIITDTLALLVLAVVMAGEAGELGPIFWLSLAGKLALFFAGVWLLVPRLGEWFFRTVDQESYFEFLFVMAVLFGCAYLAELAGVEYIVGAFLAGLVLNRLIPESGPLMNRIEFVGNALFIPFFLLSVGMLVDVWVLTEGLETLTIAAAFVGLLLPTKYAAAWLTARLYGYSRDETMTMFGLSLGQAAAALAIVLIGYEAALFGEAMLNATVLMILVVSVVSPAIVDRYGRGIVRASERVEYDPRAAPQRIMVPVSRESQYSERLLDLALLVRESDEGQPLYSLSVAAPGTGAEADVADLESRLEASEAYTAGAEVPLESQTRVDANVASGIARATLENRITTLVIGWDGAARHQRVFGHVIDQVLRRTKQLVLVSHVRQPLNTTDEVVVVLPPGIDHNDGFSEAVHTVKHLADQVGAPVRGLVVGGNSDQFERVFELIDPDVPATFERVDDWDALEARLREDVDETSLVVPMSARRGTMGWDPALRTLPTTVAELTDGNFVVVYPAVGERGDDRQFLQFR; this is encoded by the coding sequence ATGACCGTCTTCCTGATCGCGCCGCTGGCGCTCGACCGCTATCGGCTCCCGGGGATCGTCGGCGTCATCGTCGTCGGCGCCGCGATCGGTCCCAACGGGTTCGGCGTCCTCGAGCGCGGCGAGACGATCGTCCTGCTGGGCGAGGTCGGGATCGTCTACCTGATGTTCGTCGCCGGCCTCGAGATCAATCTCACCCAGTTCATCGCGTACAAGGACCGGAGCGTCGTCTTCGGCGTCCTCTCCTTCGCGGTTCCGCAGGCGATCGGGATCGTCGTCGGCCACTACGGCCTCGGACTCTCCGTCGGCGCCGCGGCGCTGTTCGCCGCCATCTTCGCCTCGCACACGCTGCTGGCGTATCCGATCGTCAGCAGGCTTGGGATCGCGAAGACCGAGAGCGTCACGGCGACGATCGGCGGGACGATCATCACCGACACCCTCGCGCTGCTCGTCCTCGCGGTCGTCATGGCCGGCGAGGCGGGCGAACTCGGGCCGATATTCTGGCTCTCGCTGGCGGGGAAACTCGCGCTCTTCTTCGCCGGCGTCTGGCTGCTCGTCCCCCGACTCGGCGAGTGGTTCTTCCGGACGGTCGATCAGGAGAGCTACTTCGAGTTCCTGTTCGTGATGGCCGTGCTCTTCGGCTGCGCCTATCTGGCCGAACTCGCGGGCGTCGAGTACATCGTCGGGGCGTTCCTCGCCGGACTGGTCCTCAACCGGTTGATCCCCGAGAGCGGCCCGCTGATGAATCGGATCGAGTTCGTCGGTAACGCGCTGTTCATCCCCTTCTTCCTGCTCTCCGTGGGGATGCTCGTCGACGTCTGGGTCCTGACCGAGGGCCTCGAGACGCTGACGATCGCCGCCGCGTTCGTCGGCCTCCTGCTCCCGACGAAGTACGCCGCGGCGTGGCTGACCGCGCGGCTGTACGGTTACTCCCGCGACGAGACGATGACGATGTTCGGCCTCTCGCTGGGCCAGGCCGCGGCGGCGCTCGCGATCGTGCTCATCGGCTACGAGGCGGCCCTGTTCGGCGAGGCGATGCTCAACGCCACCGTGCTGATGATCCTCGTCGTCAGTGTGGTCAGCCCCGCAATCGTCGACCGTTACGGACGGGGCATCGTCCGCGCGTCCGAACGCGTCGAGTACGATCCGCGGGCCGCTCCGCAGCGGATCATGGTTCCCGTTTCGCGCGAGTCACAGTACAGCGAACGGCTGCTCGATCTCGCCCTACTGGTCCGCGAGTCCGATGAAGGTCAGCCGCTGTACTCCCTGAGCGTCGCCGCCCCGGGTACCGGCGCCGAGGCCGACGTCGCGGACCTCGAGTCGCGACTCGAGGCGAGCGAGGCGTACACGGCCGGCGCTGAGGTCCCCCTCGAGAGTCAGACGCGCGTCGACGCGAACGTCGCCTCGGGGATCGCCCGGGCGACCCTCGAGAACCGGATCACGACGCTGGTCATCGGCTGGGACGGCGCGGCGCGCCACCAGCGCGTCTTCGGTCACGTGATCGATCAGGTGCTTCGCCGGACGAAGCAACTCGTCTTGGTCTCGCACGTTCGCCAGCCGCTGAATACCACCGACGAGGTCGTAGTCGTTCTCCCACCGGGGATCGACCACAACGACGGGTTCTCCGAGGCCGTCCACACGGTCAAACACCTCGCGGACCAGGTCGGCGCCCCGGTTCGCGGACTCGTCGTCGGCGGGAACTCGGACCAGTTCGAGCGCGTATTCGAATTGATCGACCCCGACGTGCCGGCGACGTTCGAACGAGTCGACGACTGGGACGCCCTCGAGGCGCGCCTCCGAGAGGACGTCGACGAGACGTCGCTGGTCGTTCCGATGAGCGCCCGCCGGGGGACGATGGGCTGGGATCCGGCGCTGCGGACGCTACCGACGACCGTCGCGGAACTGACCGACGGGAACTTCGTGGTGGTCTATCCGGCGGTCGGCGAGCGAGGCGACGATCGGCAGTTCCTCCAGTTCCGGTGA
- the acs gene encoding acetate--CoA ligase produces the protein MVDRNGWEREQPVLTGSPRSPPSSFVEQANVSEPGIYEEFEAEWPECWERAADLLSWDEAYDTVLEDSEAPFYEWFSGGKLNASYNCLDRHLEAGRKNHAAIRWEGKQGERRTYTYRDLYVEVNEVAAALCELGVEEDDVVTIYLPMIPELPVAMLACARIGAPHSVVFAGLSADALVTRMDAADSEYLLTCDGYYRRGDAFNQKSKADNAQLKLEQDVRTVVVDRLGEDLPHVLGDEEYDYHDLREEFAGETVEPVSRDAEDMLFLMYTSGTTGEPKGVVHSTGGYLAHVAWTSHAVLDVKPEDTYWCAADIGWITGHSYIVYGPLALGTTTVMYEGTPDYPDRDRLWEIVDRNAVDVFYTAPTAIRAFMKWGEEYPAEHDLSSLRLLGSVGEPISPRPWNWYYEHIGNEACPVVDTWWQTETGAVTISTLPAIDEMKPGAAGPGLPGIDVRVVDSSGEAVDPGDTGYLTIARPWPGMARTLYDGDDRFRAEYWDRFSDPDADEWHYFSGDAARIDEDGYVTVLGRVDDVINVSGRRLSTMEIESAITDVAGVAEAAVVGRSSEVNGTDIYAYVSTEGGYDDETAVRGAIVDNIEAAIGPIARPEAVVFTPELPKTRSGKIMRRLLEDVANGEELGDTSALRNPEIVGEIQAEIDEE, from the coding sequence ATGGTCGATCGGAACGGGTGGGAACGGGAGCAGCCCGTCCTCACCGGGTCGCCCCGAAGCCCACCGTCGTCGTTCGTCGAGCAGGCGAACGTTTCGGAGCCGGGGATCTACGAGGAGTTCGAGGCGGAGTGGCCGGAGTGCTGGGAGCGGGCAGCCGACCTGCTGTCGTGGGACGAGGCGTACGATACCGTCCTCGAGGACAGCGAGGCCCCGTTCTACGAGTGGTTCTCCGGCGGGAAACTGAACGCGTCGTACAACTGCCTCGATCGGCACCTCGAGGCGGGGCGGAAGAACCACGCCGCGATCCGCTGGGAGGGCAAACAGGGCGAGCGCCGGACCTACACCTATCGCGATCTGTACGTCGAGGTCAACGAGGTCGCCGCGGCACTGTGCGAGCTGGGCGTCGAGGAGGACGACGTGGTGACGATCTACCTCCCGATGATCCCGGAACTGCCCGTCGCGATGCTGGCCTGCGCCCGCATCGGCGCGCCCCACAGCGTCGTCTTCGCCGGGCTCTCGGCCGACGCGCTCGTCACGCGGATGGACGCCGCCGACAGCGAGTACCTGCTGACCTGCGACGGCTACTACCGCCGGGGCGACGCCTTCAACCAGAAGAGCAAGGCCGACAACGCCCAGCTCAAACTCGAGCAGGACGTGCGGACGGTCGTCGTCGACCGGCTGGGGGAGGATCTCCCCCACGTGCTCGGCGACGAGGAGTACGATTACCACGACCTCCGCGAGGAGTTCGCCGGCGAGACCGTCGAACCGGTCTCGCGGGACGCCGAGGACATGCTGTTCCTGATGTACACCTCCGGGACGACCGGCGAGCCGAAGGGCGTCGTCCACTCCACGGGGGGCTATCTCGCCCACGTCGCGTGGACGAGCCACGCCGTCTTAGACGTCAAGCCCGAGGACACCTACTGGTGTGCGGCCGACATCGGCTGGATCACCGGCCACTCCTACATCGTCTACGGCCCGCTCGCGCTGGGGACGACGACGGTGATGTACGAGGGGACCCCCGACTACCCCGACCGGGATCGGCTCTGGGAGATCGTCGATCGCAACGCTGTCGACGTCTTCTACACGGCCCCGACGGCGATCCGCGCGTTCATGAAGTGGGGCGAGGAGTACCCCGCGGAACACGATCTGTCGTCGCTGCGCCTGCTCGGCAGCGTCGGCGAACCGATCAGTCCCCGCCCGTGGAACTGGTACTACGAACACATCGGCAACGAGGCCTGTCCCGTCGTCGACACCTGGTGGCAGACCGAGACGGGGGCCGTGACGATCTCGACGCTCCCGGCGATCGACGAGATGAAACCCGGCGCGGCCGGGCCGGGACTCCCGGGGATCGACGTCCGCGTCGTCGATAGCTCCGGCGAGGCGGTCGATCCGGGCGACACGGGCTATCTCACGATCGCCCGCCCGTGGCCGGGGATGGCCCGGACGCTGTACGACGGCGACGACCGCTTCCGCGCGGAGTACTGGGACCGGTTCTCCGACCCCGACGCCGACGAGTGGCACTACTTCAGCGGCGACGCCGCCCGGATCGACGAGGACGGATACGTCACCGTCCTCGGCCGGGTCGACGACGTGATCAACGTCTCCGGGCGCCGGCTGAGCACGATGGAGATCGAGTCGGCGATCACCGACGTCGCCGGCGTGGCCGAGGCCGCCGTCGTCGGCCGCTCGAGCGAGGTGAACGGCACCGACATCTATGCCTACGTCAGCACCGAGGGCGGCTACGACGACGAGACCGCCGTCCGCGGGGCGATCGTCGACAATATCGAGGCCGCGATCGGACCGATCGCCCGTCCCGAGGCGGTCGTCTTCACCCCCGAACTCCCCAAGACGCGTTCGGGCAAGATCATGCGTCGGCTGCTCGAGGACGTCGCGAACGGCGAGGAGTTGGGCGACACCAGCGCCCTGCGAAACCCGGAGATCGTCGGCGAGATTCAGGCGGAGATCGACGAGGAGTGA
- a CDS encoding bacterio-opsin activator domain-containing protein, which produces MSLEGVDASTLAREEYEVLLDAAETYREALVVRLCGDVGLRPRELTELTVDDVEQVRIEPPRYLVRVPAVDGGAARTAYLPTRVERELRRYARSNGLTTDDRIFPVTARRLQMLVSDVADRAAELFDRPGLADVSTSDLRRYFARRALVDHGVNPRVVKAAGGWRSFEALESYLPEPTDAEIVDSFDAVERPSGPGSDRSDGPIVDDDGVIRLLLAASDRYALLRLDADGYVERWNRSAAAMFGYRAGEIVGTHVSTFYTDDAVDEGVPERALSTAIEESGYEHEGWRVGEDGSRFRATEVISPLRDDQGRHRGFAVFVRDVSPAHEELEEHRTRRNELERRYAVARAHRGVTRALLEATDHEEIEANTCAALTAGRAYEYAWIDRATHADRRTDSRAASGIDPDAVDPLVPDEWRDDDGGTTDAATEPSTMAVATDVALAVDGDAVDAAADGDDATGALARIPLRYGDTVYGTLSVATDAAAAFDEEERSWLETIGRQVGYAIAAIRRRNLLLSDRVVELDVECRDDDSFFVAASRRLGCRFELDSLVPVSESTQLYYLRLEDASPADVFDLAADESGIEDYRLVETDAEGWRVEFVIDSSCPIVTLTEYGTTVLEARFEGGTATITAECAADADIRTIVDGLRAVFPDSELIGKRETERTVRTAREFREGLEDRLTDRQEASLRAAYFGGYYDWPRESTAEEIADAMGISSPTLHNHLRKGQHELLRTFFDDPAGDESHEIG; this is translated from the coding sequence ATGAGTCTCGAGGGGGTCGACGCGTCGACGCTCGCGCGCGAAGAATACGAGGTCCTCCTCGATGCCGCCGAAACCTACCGGGAGGCGCTGGTGGTCCGCCTCTGTGGCGACGTCGGGCTTCGGCCGCGGGAACTGACCGAACTCACCGTCGACGACGTCGAGCAGGTCCGGATCGAGCCGCCCCGCTATCTGGTTCGCGTCCCGGCCGTCGACGGGGGAGCGGCGCGGACGGCGTATCTGCCGACCCGCGTCGAGCGGGAACTACGCCGCTACGCGCGGAGTAACGGGCTGACGACCGACGACCGGATCTTTCCCGTCACGGCGCGGCGCCTCCAGATGCTCGTCTCTGACGTCGCCGATCGGGCCGCCGAACTGTTCGACCGACCGGGCCTGGCCGACGTCTCCACGAGCGACCTCCGGCGGTACTTCGCCCGCCGGGCGCTGGTCGACCACGGCGTCAACCCGCGGGTGGTCAAGGCCGCCGGCGGCTGGCGGAGCTTCGAAGCCCTCGAGTCGTACCTGCCGGAGCCGACCGACGCCGAGATCGTCGACTCCTTCGACGCCGTCGAACGGCCGTCCGGACCCGGCAGCGACCGAAGCGACGGACCGATCGTGGACGACGACGGCGTCATCCGGCTGTTGCTGGCCGCCAGCGACCGGTACGCGCTGTTGCGCCTGGACGCCGACGGCTACGTCGAGCGCTGGAACCGGAGCGCGGCCGCGATGTTCGGCTATCGGGCCGGCGAGATCGTCGGTACGCACGTCTCGACGTTCTACACCGACGACGCGGTCGACGAGGGCGTCCCCGAACGCGCGCTCTCGACGGCCATCGAGGAGTCGGGCTACGAACACGAGGGGTGGCGCGTCGGCGAAGACGGATCGCGGTTCCGGGCGACCGAAGTCATCTCGCCGCTGCGGGACGATCAGGGGCGTCACCGGGGCTTCGCCGTCTTCGTCCGCGACGTCTCGCCCGCCCACGAGGAACTCGAGGAACACCGGACGCGGCGGAACGAACTCGAGCGCCGGTACGCCGTCGCCCGGGCCCACCGCGGGGTCACGCGAGCGCTGCTCGAGGCGACCGACCACGAGGAGATCGAGGCGAACACCTGCGCCGCGCTGACGGCGGGCCGGGCCTACGAGTACGCTTGGATCGATCGGGCGACCCACGCGGACCGGCGGACGGACTCGCGGGCCGCCAGCGGGATCGACCCCGACGCCGTCGATCCGCTGGTCCCGGACGAGTGGCGAGACGACGATGGCGGGACGACCGACGCCGCGACCGAGCCGTCGACGATGGCCGTCGCGACCGACGTCGCCCTGGCAGTCGACGGCGACGCGGTCGACGCTGCGGCGGACGGAGACGACGCGACCGGTGCTCTCGCCCGCATTCCGCTGCGCTACGGCGACACGGTCTACGGTACCCTCTCGGTCGCGACCGACGCGGCCGCGGCGTTCGACGAGGAGGAACGGAGCTGGCTCGAGACGATCGGTCGACAGGTCGGCTACGCCATCGCCGCGATCCGGCGGCGGAACCTCCTGCTGTCCGATCGGGTCGTCGAACTCGACGTCGAGTGTCGCGACGACGACTCGTTCTTCGTCGCCGCCTCGCGGCGACTGGGCTGTCGGTTCGAACTCGACTCGCTCGTCCCCGTCTCGGAGTCGACGCAGCTGTACTACCTGCGCCTCGAGGACGCCTCGCCGGCCGACGTCTTCGACCTCGCGGCGGACGAGTCCGGCATCGAGGACTACCGGCTGGTCGAGACCGACGCCGAGGGGTGGCGCGTCGAGTTCGTGATCGATAGCTCCTGTCCGATCGTCACGCTCACCGAGTACGGCACCACCGTCCTCGAGGCGCGCTTCGAGGGCGGAACCGCGACGATCACCGCTGAGTGCGCCGCCGACGCCGATATCCGGACGATCGTCGACGGGCTTCGCGCCGTCTTCCCCGACTCCGAACTGATCGGCAAACGCGAGACCGAGCGGACCGTCCGGACCGCCCGGGAGTTCCGCGAGGGGCTCGAGGACCGACTGACCGACCGCCAGGAGGCGTCGCTGCGGGCGGCGTACTTCGGCGGCTACTACGACTGGCCCCGCGAGAGCACGGCCGAGGAGATCGCCGACGCGATGGGGATCTCGTCGCCGACGCTCCACAACCACCTGCGGAAGGGTCAACACGAACTGCTGCGAACCTTCTTCGACGATCCGGCCGGCGACGAGTCCCACGAGATCGGCTGA